Proteins co-encoded in one Qingrenia yutianensis genomic window:
- a CDS encoding S-layer homology domain-containing protein, translated as PVKDMTVIFTDKAERTENNVTDENGKATVPPTNIDVTDFNGYGEVDGYIVTVKNTVGAIEKAHIKHNAEIKNEDGSVKSAENISVELPEGVKFDYANRIIVTVSNKADNTAVKDMSVIVSEKAVEGTETKSLTGVTDKDGVIILPPSNEGVTDKDGKTDISETIPGKDTDGDGKEDTEESKTEYNITVEDTKGKIENAYIEIKDGKITVTLPDTHTLTTSNQTTVTVLDKDNKAVANVSVTVTDKNKATATKSTDTNGKITVPVKSTGGGSSSGGGVGRGGSSGGGYYTTVNVKITDKDGKAVTNFSKSTDSKGNLTITLPSGKTLDNGNFYTVTVTDNKGNAKAETSVILKDRNKGEATGTTDKNGMLILPASEHKAYIFGYNDGTFRPDNNMSRAEAAAIFARLISEQKGEKISGKSNFNDVSKSEWYSDYIGYLSKYGIIKGYADNTFRPNDNVSRAEFVAMTVRFNSLFNDVKKGSYTVKYTDVATDYWAYSDVAYAKHAGWLNGYADGTFKGDNAITRAEVVTVVNKATGRIADEGYINKNLSSLNKFTDLKNNLHWAFYAIEEASNTHIANSANNTETWVK; from the coding sequence GCCTGTTAAAGATATGACTGTAATCTTTACAGATAAAGCCGAGAGAACGGAAAACAATGTTACGGACGAAAACGGAAAAGCAACCGTGCCGCCGACAAACATTGATGTTACCGATTTCAACGGCTACGGCGAAGTTGACGGATATATTGTAACAGTGAAAAATACTGTCGGAGCTATTGAAAAGGCACATATCAAACATAATGCGGAAATCAAAAATGAGGACGGCAGCGTTAAATCGGCAGAAAACATTTCTGTTGAATTACCCGAAGGTGTAAAGTTTGATTATGCGAACAGAATTATCGTAACTGTATCAAACAAGGCGGATAATACGGCTGTAAAGGATATGAGTGTTATTGTTTCCGAAAAAGCCGTTGAGGGTACGGAAACAAAATCTTTGACAGGTGTTACCGACAAAGACGGAGTTATCATTCTTCCGCCGTCAAATGAGGGCGTAACGGATAAGGACGGAAAAACGGATATTTCCGAAACTATCCCCGGCAAGGATACCGATGGTGACGGCAAAGAAGATACCGAAGAATCAAAAACGGAATACAACATTACCGTTGAGGATACCAAAGGAAAAATCGAAAATGCGTATATCGAAATAAAGGACGGCAAAATCACCGTTACGCTTCCCGATACGCATACGCTCACAACTTCAAATCAGACAACCGTAACCGTTCTCGATAAGGATAATAAAGCCGTTGCAAATGTTTCCGTAACCGTTACGGATAAAAACAAGGCAACTGCAACAAAATCTACCGATACAAACGGTAAAATTACTGTTCCTGTCAAGTCAACAGGCGGCGGATCATCTTCCGGCGGTGGCGTTGGTCGTGGCGGCAGCAGCGGCGGCGGATATTATACAACCGTAAATGTTAAAATCACCGACAAGGACGGAAAAGCCGTTACAAACTTCTCAAAGAGCACCGACAGCAAGGGCAATTTAACAATTACTCTGCCGAGCGGAAAAACGCTCGATAACGGAAACTTTTATACTGTTACCGTAACCGATAACAAAGGCAACGCAAAAGCCGAAACCTCTGTAATTCTCAAAGACAGAAACAAGGGCGAAGCAACAGGAACAACGGATAAAAACGGTATGCTGATACTTCCGGCATCAGAGCATAAGGCATATATTTTCGGGTATAATGACGGCACTTTCAGACCGGACAATAATATGAGCCGTGCTGAAGCTGCTGCTATCTTTGCAAGGCTTATTTCCGAACAGAAAGGCGAAAAAATCAGCGGTAAGTCAAACTTTAATGATGTATCCAAAAGCGAATGGTATTCCGATTATATCGGCTATCTTTCAAAGTACGGTATTATTAAAGGTTACGCAGATAACACATTCAGACCGAATGATAATGTTAGCCGTGCAGAATTTGTGGCAATGACGGTTAGATTTAATTCTCTGTTTAATGATGTTAAGAAAGGCAGCTACACCGTAAAATACACTGATGTTGCAACAGATTATTGGGCATATTCCGATGTTGCCTACGCAAAACACGCAGGCTGGCTCAACGGATACGCTGACGGAACATTCAAAGGCGATAACGCTATTACCCGTGCGGAAGTGGTAACGGTTGTAAATAAGGCAACGGGCAGAATTGCTGACGAGGGATATATCAACAAAAATCTTTCATCGCTGAACAAATTTACTGACCTTAAAAATAATTTGCATTGGGCATTTTATGCAATCGAGGAAGCGAGCAACACCCACATTGCAAACTCAGCAAACAACACTGAAACTTGGGTGAAATAA
- a CDS encoding radical SAM mobile pair system MarR family transcriptional regulator: MEMNGGFLVTKIKQLGDRIFEKILSEKNIDAFNGAQGRILYVLWQEDGISIRSLSIKCGLAITSLTTMLERMENQGLISRVQSETDKRKTLLFLTEKAHALKDEYDSVSDEMGSIYYQGFSEEEITRFEECLDRIRKNLEEWQKS, from the coding sequence ATGGAAATGAATGGCGGATTTCTTGTCACCAAAATAAAACAGCTTGGAGACCGAATCTTTGAGAAGATTCTCAGCGAAAAGAATATTGATGCGTTCAATGGAGCCCAGGGGCGCATTCTTTATGTGCTGTGGCAGGAGGATGGAATCTCAATCAGGTCACTCTCGATCAAATGCGGATTAGCGATAACGTCTCTTACGACAATGCTGGAAAGAATGGAAAATCAAGGGCTGATAAGCCGCGTTCAGTCTGAAACGGACAAAAGGAAAACACTCCTGTTTCTGACTGAGAAAGCACATGCCTTAAAGGACGAGTACGATTCTGTATCTGATGAGATGGGCAGCATTTACTACCAAGGTTTTTCAGAGGAAGAGATTACCCGGTTTGAGGAATGCCTCGACCGTATAAGAAAGAATCTTGAGGAGTGGCAGAAGTCATGA
- a CDS encoding radical SAM mobile pair protein A, whose translation MSICIKDQIQNMNIVIGCTVGCAYCYARNNVKRWHMIDDFADPEFFPGKLKMMEKKRPQNFLLTGMSDLSGWKIEWRDEVFAKIRENPQHQFLFLTKRPDLLDFDTDLENAWFGVTVTRKAELWRIDALRKNVRAKHYHVTFEPLFDDPGTVDLSKIDWIVVGTMTGAQSRKIHTEPEWAWSLTDQAHTLGIPVFMKEDLVSIIGDKNMIQEMPEEFNKVLEVQRSWQK comes from the coding sequence ATGAGTATTTGTATCAAAGATCAGATTCAAAACATGAATATCGTCATCGGCTGTACAGTGGGGTGTGCATATTGCTATGCCCGCAATAATGTGAAACGCTGGCATATGATTGATGACTTCGCTGATCCTGAGTTCTTTCCGGGTAAGCTCAAGATGATGGAAAAGAAACGTCCGCAGAACTTTCTTCTTACCGGTATGAGCGATCTCTCCGGATGGAAGATAGAATGGAGAGACGAGGTATTTGCAAAAATCCGTGAAAATCCACAGCATCAGTTTCTGTTCCTTACCAAGCGCCCCGATCTGCTGGATTTTGATACCGATCTGGAAAACGCATGGTTTGGTGTTACGGTGACGAGGAAAGCAGAACTGTGGCGTATTGACGCCCTTCGGAAAAATGTCAGAGCAAAACATTACCATGTTACCTTTGAGCCGTTATTCGACGATCCAGGTACAGTTGACCTTTCCAAAATCGACTGGATCGTTGTCGGCACCATGACCGGGGCTCAGAGCAGGAAGATTCATACGGAGCCGGAATGGGCATGGTCTCTGACAGACCAGGCACATACGCTCGGCATTCCAGTGTTTATGAAAGAAGACCTTGTTTCTATCATAGGGGATAAAAATATGATTCAGGAAATGCCGGAGGAATTCAATAAAGTGTTAGAGGTACAGAGATCATGGCAGAAGTAA
- a CDS encoding radical SAM mobile pair protein B, producing MAEVINGILIREVETKNIMTKSGLPVGGYSVNPYVGCTHACKYCYASFMKRFTGHTEEWGTFLDVKHWPEIKNPKKYAGQRVVIGSVTDGYNPQEEQFGNTRKLLEQLIGSDADILICTKSDLVVRDIDLLKKLGRVTVSWSINTLDENFKNDMDSASSIERRIAAMKQVYDAGIRTVCFVSPVFPGITDFEAIFERVKDQCDLFWLENLNLRGGFKKTIMDYIAGKYPDLVPLYDEIYNKHNRSYFEALEVKAEEMAKKYDCPFADNEMPYGRVPQGHPVIVDYFYHEEIRGTENTGKRNR from the coding sequence ATGGCAGAAGTAATAAATGGAATCCTCATTCGTGAGGTGGAAACAAAGAACATCATGACCAAGTCCGGTCTGCCGGTAGGTGGTTACTCGGTCAATCCCTATGTAGGCTGTACACATGCCTGCAAGTATTGCTATGCTTCTTTTATGAAGCGCTTTACCGGACACACGGAGGAATGGGGCACTTTCCTTGATGTGAAGCATTGGCCGGAAATTAAAAATCCGAAGAAATATGCCGGACAGCGGGTGGTCATCGGTTCTGTGACGGATGGCTACAATCCACAGGAAGAGCAATTCGGGAATACCAGAAAACTTCTGGAGCAGCTGATCGGCAGTGACGCAGATATTCTGATCTGCACAAAGTCTGATCTTGTGGTACGGGATATTGATCTGCTGAAGAAGCTTGGACGAGTGACCGTTTCATGGTCGATCAACACACTGGATGAAAATTTTAAGAACGATATGGACTCTGCTTCGAGCATTGAGCGGCGTATCGCTGCTATGAAGCAGGTATATGATGCAGGTATCCGTACAGTCTGTTTCGTATCCCCGGTATTTCCCGGTATCACGGATTTTGAAGCCATCTTTGAGCGGGTAAAGGATCAGTGCGATCTGTTCTGGCTCGAAAACCTCAATCTTCGGGGCGGCTTCAAAAAGACGATCATGGATTATATCGCCGGAAAATATCCTGACCTTGTACCGCTTTACGATGAGATCTATAACAAGCATAACCGCAGCTATTTTGAAGCGCTTGAAGTAAAAGCTGAGGAAATGGCTAAGAAGTATGATTGTCCCTTTGCGGATAATGAAATGCCTTATGGCAGAGTCCCGCAGGGACATCCGGTGATTGTGGATTATTTCTATCATGAGGAAATCCGAGGGACAGAAAATACCGGAAAAAGAAATCGTTAA
- a CDS encoding InlB B-repeat-containing protein, whose translation MKRTVFTGLTVMLILSTAVTAQAAHTHEYTRQNSKVYVCECGKEKPLYSLKGERVITLNCNGGSLYGGIYKTDITEAVTEQNKIKLPLPYKNSDYQFEGWFTESGEKVSSDTEYYSDTTLYAHWSLTGTRTLTFAAEDGSYTRPVVKPLGTTISLAEFIPTRYGYAFDGWYSDPQTKENRVKDFTFNESDTVYAKWIPNGTAIYNAPAVQRVYATDDEILAFGNYIDEKTGVPVTAQWVEQNKRLNELMEIYNEKFCK comes from the coding sequence ATGAAACGAACAGTATTTACAGGCTTAACAGTAATGCTCATTTTATCAACCGCAGTTACCGCACAGGCGGCACACACGCACGAATACACACGGCAAAATTCAAAGGTTTATGTTTGCGAGTGCGGAAAGGAAAAGCCGCTGTATTCCTTAAAGGGCGAAAGAGTTATAACGCTTAATTGTAACGGCGGCTCGTTATACGGCGGAATTTATAAAACCGACATCACAGAAGCCGTTACGGAGCAGAACAAAATCAAACTTCCGCTGCCGTATAAAAACAGCGACTATCAGTTTGAGGGTTGGTTTACCGAAAGCGGCGAAAAGGTATCGTCCGATACCGAGTATTATTCCGACACAACACTCTATGCACATTGGAGCTTGACGGGAACACGCACACTCACCTTTGCCGCAGAGGACGGCTCATATACCAGACCTGTTGTAAAACCGCTTGGCACAACAATATCGCTTGCGGAGTTTATTCCGACAAGATACGGCTATGCCTTTGACGGTTGGTATTCAGACCCACAAACAAAAGAAAATCGGGTAAAGGATTTTACTTTTAACGAAAGCGATACCGTTTATGCAAAATGGATTCCAAACGGAACGGCGATATATAACGCTCCGGCGGTGCAGAGAGTTTATGCGACTGATGATGAAATTCTTGCCTTTGGTAACTACATTGACGAAAAGACGGGTGTACCCGTTACGGCACAATGGGTAGAACAGAATAAAAGATTAAATGAGCTTATGGAAATTTACAACGAAAAATTCTGTAAGTAA
- a CDS encoding VirD4-like conjugal transfer protein, CD1115 family — MNRQENQKTIYILLGILSVFVIWLALMVAGCYEEDIKLFELLDRLTAAMNNPTHITLNEYSLKAVLIFLFLYAMGIGVYFSSRENRRPGEEHGSARWGNVKSVVKRYMDKDSYKNIILSQNMRLGLNAKKHRRNLNVLVVGGSGAGKTRFYAKPNLMQCNTSFIVADPKGEMLRSIAPLLIENGYDIKVFNLIEPENSDGYNPFVYIRKDEDVIKLISNLIQNTTPKNASQNDPFWEKSEIALDSALMLYLLHEAPPEEQTFEMLMFLIENAATVEDEDESGYQSPVDILFQGLEDEKPEHIAVRQYKIFKQASGKTAKSILISAAVRLAAFNLPEIAKMTSYDNLDIGTLGERKRAIFCVIPDNDNSFNYLVGMLYTQAFQALYFNADNNHGGELPIPVHIVMDEFANVALPDNFERILATMRSRRISVSIIIQNMAQLKALFKDSWENITGNCDTLLYLGGNEQSTHEYISKMLGKETIDTRTRGITKGQHGSSNTNYQNAGRELLTLDEVRLLDNSNALIFIRGERPLIDKKFDILSHPNIAKTADGKAVPYKHSKSEKYLRNDLSFTINEDLSNIKLLEVDGDNVKTFDFANPQTKQTEILEVTDNEKSENNSENSESTENSTQG; from the coding sequence GTGAACAGACAGGAAAATCAAAAAACAATATATATTCTGCTCGGAATACTCTCGGTATTCGTTATATGGCTTGCCTTAATGGTTGCCGGGTGCTATGAGGAGGACATAAAGCTGTTTGAATTGCTTGACCGTTTGACCGCCGCTATGAATAACCCTACGCACATCACATTGAATGAGTATAGCTTAAAAGCCGTACTCATTTTCTTGTTTTTATATGCAATGGGTATCGGCGTATATTTTTCGTCAAGAGAAAACCGCCGACCGGGCGAGGAACACGGCTCGGCTCGCTGGGGCAATGTCAAAAGCGTTGTCAAACGGTATATGGATAAGGACAGCTATAAAAATATCATTCTATCCCAAAATATGCGGCTTGGCTTAAATGCAAAAAAGCACAGACGAAACCTCAATGTGCTTGTGGTTGGCGGCAGCGGTGCCGGAAAAACAAGGTTTTACGCAAAACCGAATTTAATGCAGTGCAACACTTCTTTCATAGTCGCAGACCCGAAGGGCGAAATGCTCCGAAGCATTGCTCCGCTGCTAATCGAAAACGGCTATGATATTAAGGTGTTCAACCTAATCGAGCCGGAAAACTCGGACGGATATAATCCATTTGTGTATATCCGTAAAGACGAAGATGTTATAAAGCTGATTTCAAACCTTATTCAGAATACAACACCGAAGAACGCATCACAAAACGACCCGTTTTGGGAAAAATCCGAAATTGCACTGGATTCTGCTTTAATGCTCTATCTTTTGCACGAAGCTCCGCCCGAAGAACAGACCTTTGAAATGCTGATGTTCTTAATCGAAAACGCAGCAACCGTTGAGGACGAGGACGAAAGCGGCTATCAAAGCCCGGTGGATATTCTCTTTCAAGGCTTGGAGGACGAAAAGCCGGAGCATATAGCGGTAAGGCAATATAAGATATTCAAACAGGCGAGCGGAAAAACGGCGAAGTCGATCCTTATTTCAGCGGCGGTGCGGCTTGCGGCGTTTAACTTGCCGGAGATAGCGAAAATGACTTCATACGATAATCTTGACATAGGCACTCTCGGCGAACGCAAACGAGCCATATTTTGCGTTATTCCCGACAATGACAATTCCTTTAATTATCTTGTCGGAATGTTATATACACAAGCCTTTCAAGCGTTGTATTTCAATGCGGACAATAATCACGGCGGTGAGCTGCCTATACCTGTGCATATCGTGATGGACGAGTTCGCTAATGTCGCTCTGCCCGATAACTTTGAACGCATACTTGCAACAATGCGGTCACGGCGTATTTCGGTAAGCATTATTATTCAGAATATGGCACAGTTAAAAGCACTTTTTAAGGATAGCTGGGAAAATATCACGGGTAACTGTGATACGCTGCTTTATCTCGGCGGCAACGAGCAGTCAACACACGAGTATATTTCAAAAATGCTCGGAAAAGAAACCATTGACACACGCACAAGAGGTATTACAAAAGGTCAGCACGGCAGCAGTAACACCAATTACCAAAACGCCGGGCGTGAGCTTTTAACGCTTGATGAGGTGCGTCTTTTGGACAACAGCAACGCCCTTATTTTTATTCGTGGAGAGCGACCGTTAATTGATAAAAAATTCGATATACTGTCGCACCCGAATATTGCAAAAACCGCAGACGGAAAAGCTGTGCCGTACAAGCACAGCAAGTCGGAAAAATATTTACGAAATGATTTATCCTTTACCATAAACGAGGATTTATCAAATATCAAGCTATTGGAGGTTGACGGTGACAATGTGAAAACATTTGATTTTGCAAACCCACAAACAAAACAAACTGAAATTTTGGAGGTAACAGACAATGAAAAATCAGAAAACAATTCAGAGAATAGCGAAAGCACAGAAAATTCTACGCAAGGCTAA
- a CDS encoding glutamyl-tRNA amidotransferase: MKNQKTIQRIAKAQKILRKAKLVLTALAVMMTALTGTVFAADPLGTINSLSDFIFSAIKAIGLILLGFGVVQIGLSLKSHDASQRANGFLTFFGGVIIAFAKDILDMII, encoded by the coding sequence ATGAAAAATCAGAAAACAATTCAGAGAATAGCGAAAGCACAGAAAATTCTACGCAAGGCTAAACTTGTACTTACGGCACTTGCAGTTATGATGACCGCACTCACGGGAACGGTTTTTGCGGCTGACCCGCTCGGAACAATAAACAGCCTTTCGGATTTTATCTTCTCTGCAATTAAGGCTATCGGACTAATCCTGCTCGGCTTCGGTGTTGTGCAGATAGGTTTATCACTTAAATCTCACGACGCATCGCAGAGAGCAAACGGATTTCTGACCTTCTTCGGCGGTGTCATCATTGCATTTGCGAAAGATATTTTGGATATGATTATCTGA
- a CDS encoding type III toxin-antitoxin system ToxN/AbiQ family toxin, protein MDIRFYQIENKYIDYLSPHAPHLFHNKQAGQQNERKYIGIVLQVNGFDYFAPLSSFKPKHNKMSEMIDFIKIKKYAVINLNNMFPVPLSECFYVDISKEKDEHYRALLLSEYRYIKSIQEKIRKNASNVYKHKIEHGNSTGLAKRCNDFILLEGLCREYKK, encoded by the coding sequence ATGGATATAAGGTTTTATCAAATAGAAAACAAGTACATAGATTATTTATCCCCTCACGCTCCGCATTTGTTTCACAACAAGCAGGCAGGACAACAAAATGAGCGTAAATATATAGGGATTGTTTTGCAAGTAAACGGTTTCGATTATTTTGCACCTTTATCGTCTTTTAAGCCGAAGCATAATAAAATGTCTGAAATGATTGATTTTATAAAGATTAAAAAATATGCTGTTATCAACTTAAATAATATGTTTCCCGTTCCTCTTTCGGAATGTTTCTATGTTGACATCAGCAAGGAAAAGGATGAGCATTACAGAGCTTTGTTGCTGTCTGAATATCGTTATATAAAGTCTATTCAAGAAAAGATACGGAAAAATGCTTCAAATGTCTATAAGCATAAGATAGAACACGGAAATTCAACGGGACTTGCAAAAAGATGTAATGATTTTATTCTCTTGGAAGGTCTTTGCAGGGAATATAAAAAATAA
- a CDS encoding DUF3560 domain-containing protein, producing MSYKNNAISSDDPKAIEKLTEKLHKCETEQEFMKKVNVYYKKNGTCVGCEGVSDELAAKLDENIKQAYSWDKQPFPSYRLTNNNAEIRRLKKRIENLTATQNTEFVGWKFNGGEAVINEDKNRLQLIFDEKPSEEQRTILKSNGFRWAPSDKAWQRQLNHNAFYAANRIDFIKPESDEKPTDLQPKAPKKTEPER from the coding sequence ATGAGTTACAAAAATAACGCTATCAGCAGCGACGATCCGAAAGCAATCGAAAAGCTGACTGAAAAACTGCATAAATGCGAAACAGAACAGGAATTTATGAAAAAGGTAAATGTCTACTACAAGAAAAACGGAACTTGCGTAGGCTGTGAGGGTGTTTCGGACGAGCTTGCGGCAAAGCTTGATGAAAATATAAAACAGGCGTATTCGTGGGATAAACAGCCGTTTCCGTCATACCGCCTTACAAATAACAATGCCGAAATACGCAGACTGAAAAAGCGTATCGAAAACCTTACGGCAACGCAGAATACGGAATTTGTCGGTTGGAAATTTAACGGCGGCGAAGCGGTCATAAACGAAGATAAAAACCGTTTGCAGCTAATATTTGATGAAAAACCGAGCGAAGAACAAAGAACGATATTAAAGTCTAACGGTTTTCGCTGGGCACCGAGCGATAAGGCTTGGCAAAGACAGCTTAATCACAACGCTTTCTATGCGGCAAATCGGATAGATTTCATAAAACCCGAAAGCGATGAAAAACCTACCGATTTGCAACCCAAAGCACCGAAAAAGACCGAGCCGGAAAGATGA
- a CDS encoding DNA-methyltransferase yields MCVTSPPYYCLRDYGIEAQIGNEQTPYEYIQNLLLVFNEVKRVLRADGTLWINIADSYAGSGKGGWNKQISEWSNKNLNPQHNPSCYNMPKIWHGIKAKDMIGVPWLLAFSLRENGWYLRSDIIWHKKNCMPESVKDRPSKCYEHIFLLSKSPKYYYDYDAVKEPAAQSSILRYSRGVSDKTKYKDRKQGIFMPRDKTDFSDMRNKRDVWSVAINASHIPGHFAVYPEKLIEPCIMAGSAVGGVVLDPFFGSGTTGVVAVKNNRKFIGIDINPEYCKTAQMRINKISNETEVINFGDKNK; encoded by the coding sequence ATGTGCGTAACCAGTCCGCCGTATTACTGCTTGCGTGATTACGGCATAGAGGCACAAATCGGAAACGAGCAAACGCCGTATGAATACATACAGAATTTACTACTTGTTTTTAATGAGGTAAAGCGTGTGTTAAGGGCTGACGGTACACTTTGGATAAACATTGCCGACAGTTATGCCGGAAGCGGTAAAGGCGGCTGGAACAAACAAATATCCGAATGGAGCAATAAAAATCTTAATCCTCAACACAACCCGTCTTGTTATAATATGCCCAAGATTTGGCACGGAATAAAAGCAAAGGATATGATAGGCGTTCCGTGGCTGCTTGCCTTTTCCTTGCGTGAAAACGGCTGGTATTTACGCTCGGACATTATATGGCACAAGAAAAACTGTATGCCGGAGTCTGTCAAAGACCGCCCTTCAAAGTGCTATGAGCATATATTTCTGCTGTCAAAATCGCCGAAGTATTACTACGATTACGATGCAGTAAAAGAGCCTGCGGCACAGAGCAGCATATTAAGATATAGCCGTGGGGTGTCGGATAAAACAAAGTATAAGGACAGAAAGCAAGGTATATTTATGCCGAGGGATAAAACGGATTTTTCGGATATGCGAAACAAGCGTGATGTGTGGAGCGTGGCGATAAATGCGTCGCATATTCCGGGGCATTTTGCGGTATATCCCGAAAAACTCATTGAGCCGTGTATTATGGCAGGGTCAGCGGTCGGCGGTGTTGTCCTCGATCCGTTTTTCGGCAGCGGTACAACAGGCGTTGTTGCGGTGAAAAACAACCGAAAATTTATCGGTATTGACATAAACCCCGAATACTGCAAAACGGCACAAATGCGGATAAATAAAATATCAAACGAAACGGAGGTAATCAATTTTGGAGATAAGAATAAATAA
- a CDS encoding PrgI family protein: MEIRINKEIKDYHESLFFGLSTRQFICSVAAVGAAVGIYFGLKNYIDKETVSWLCIVAAAPIAVTGFFKYNGMNFEEFVGAWFRSEFLAAGVRKFESTNYLYEMIKEELTNGNAKSVRKKKPNKKAKKKNCKDCSTVDTD; the protein is encoded by the coding sequence TTGGAGATAAGAATAAATAAGGAAATTAAAGACTATCACGAAAGCCTGTTTTTCGGACTTTCCACACGGCAGTTTATCTGTTCGGTGGCGGCGGTCGGAGCCGCTGTCGGGATATACTTCGGACTTAAAAACTATATCGACAAAGAAACGGTATCTTGGCTTTGTATTGTGGCGGCAGCACCTATTGCTGTTACCGGCTTTTTCAAATACAACGGTATGAACTTTGAAGAATTTGTCGGGGCGTGGTTTAGGTCTGAATTTCTCGCTGCCGGAGTGCGAAAATTTGAAAGCACGAATTATCTTTATGAAATGATAAAGGAGGAACTCACAAATGGCAATGCTAAATCTGTTCGGAAGAAAAAACCGAATAAAAAAGCAAAAAAGAAAAATTGCAAGGACTGTTCAACAGTCGATACCGATTGA